The Sagittula sp. P11 genome window below encodes:
- a CDS encoding glycine--tRNA ligase subunit alpha: MSETQQKSLHKPASFQEIILRLQTYWASKGCAILQPYDMEVGAGTFHPATTLRALGNRPWTAAYVQPSRRPTDGRYGENPNRLQHYYQYQVIIKPSPPDLQALYLGSLEAIGIDMALHDIRFVEDDWESPTLGAWGLGWEVWCDGMEVSQFTYFQQVGGHDCHPVSGELTYGLERLAMYVLGVDHVMEMPFNDPQSPIALTYGDVFRQTEEEYSRFNFDTADTALLLRHFEEAEAECAAILARGAEDPKTGKRIVMAHPAYDQCIKASHIFNLLDARGVISVTERQAYIGRVRALARMCADAFVTTTAGGYDSGAAA, encoded by the coding sequence ATGTCCGAGACCCAGCAAAAGAGCCTGCACAAACCCGCCTCCTTCCAGGAGATCATCCTGCGACTCCAGACCTACTGGGCGTCGAAAGGATGTGCGATTCTGCAGCCTTACGACATGGAAGTCGGGGCCGGCACCTTCCACCCGGCAACCACGCTGCGGGCCCTTGGCAACCGCCCCTGGACCGCCGCCTACGTGCAGCCCTCGCGCCGCCCGACCGACGGGCGCTACGGCGAGAACCCCAACCGGCTGCAGCATTATTACCAGTACCAGGTCATCATCAAGCCGTCCCCGCCGGACCTTCAGGCGCTCTACCTCGGCAGCCTCGAAGCGATCGGCATCGACATGGCGCTGCACGACATCCGCTTCGTGGAAGACGACTGGGAAAGCCCGACGCTGGGCGCCTGGGGGCTGGGCTGGGAGGTCTGGTGCGACGGCATGGAAGTCAGCCAGTTCACCTACTTCCAGCAGGTCGGCGGCCACGACTGCCACCCCGTCTCCGGCGAGCTGACCTACGGGCTGGAACGGCTGGCGATGTACGTCCTCGGCGTCGACCACGTGATGGAGATGCCGTTCAACGACCCGCAGTCGCCCATCGCGCTGACCTACGGCGACGTCTTCCGCCAGACCGAAGAGGAATACTCGCGCTTCAACTTCGACACCGCCGACACGGCGCTCCTGCTGCGCCACTTCGAAGAGGCGGAGGCCGAATGCGCCGCCATCCTCGCGCGCGGCGCAGAGGACCCGAAGACCGGCAAGCGCATCGTCATGGCGCATCCCGCCTACGACCAGTGCATCAAGGCCAGCCACATCTTCAACCTGCTCGACGCCCGCGGCGTGATCTCCGTCACCGAGCGGCAGGCCTACATCGGCCGCGTCCGCGCGCTGGCCAGGATGTGCGCCGATGCCTTCGTCACCACCACCGCGGGCGGCTACGACAGCGGCGCGGCGGCATGA
- a CDS encoding DUF6446 family protein encodes MSGKVIGIGIVLVSLIFGAVVYYTQVYYYYEPVQATGRDDVLLTNMVTDAPEAILYDNFEAIDADSSPIRYRACFTTTLSLAMLTETYEPYEGAVPRNAPAWFTCFDAEAIAEDIGAGRALVFAGQRNIEYGIDRVVAITEDGHGYVWEEVNECGDKAYDGTPLGEDCPVRD; translated from the coding sequence ATGAGCGGCAAGGTCATCGGGATCGGTATCGTGCTCGTCTCCCTGATCTTCGGCGCGGTCGTCTATTACACGCAGGTCTACTATTACTACGAGCCGGTGCAGGCGACGGGCCGCGACGACGTGCTGCTGACCAACATGGTCACCGACGCGCCCGAAGCGATCCTCTACGACAACTTCGAGGCCATCGACGCCGACAGCTCGCCGATCCGCTACCGCGCCTGCTTTACCACGACCCTGTCGCTGGCGATGCTGACCGAGACCTACGAACCCTACGAAGGCGCCGTGCCGCGCAACGCGCCTGCATGGTTCACCTGCTTCGACGCGGAGGCCATCGCCGAAGACATCGGGGCCGGCCGCGCCCTGGTCTTCGCCGGTCAGCGCAACATCGAATACGGCATCGACCGCGTCGTCGCGATCACCGAGGACGGCCACGGCTACGTCTGGGAAGAGGTCAACGAGTGCGGCGACAAGGCCTACGACGGCACGCCGCTGGGCGAGGACTGCCCCGTCCGCGACTGA
- a CDS encoding DUF1206 domain-containing protein has product MSEKAPAWVPPVMRTGYFARAAVYVVVGGLALMAAVKGGEAQGTTDALADLRGQAWGVAALWAIAVGLWAYLAWRLVDAWMDLEDYGTDAKGMIARAGLVVTGLIHGAIGVSVAATAMGGSGGGEGGTQSMTQKLMTMPFGPWLVGAVGLATLGAGIYYMHKGWAEKYKEHIRVTPTARKLDPVCKFGCIAQGVVISLIGISIIVAAMTTNPSEAGGVGDALHQLRSMAYGRILLGIVALGLLAFAVENAVEGWYRVLPRYEGKDVMTLARRAKLKAEGKLNEATA; this is encoded by the coding sequence ATGTCCGAAAAAGCCCCCGCCTGGGTTCCGCCCGTCATGCGCACCGGATATTTCGCGCGCGCCGCCGTCTACGTGGTCGTGGGCGGTCTGGCCCTCATGGCCGCGGTGAAGGGGGGCGAGGCGCAGGGCACCACCGACGCGCTCGCCGACCTGCGCGGACAGGCCTGGGGCGTGGCCGCGCTCTGGGCGATCGCCGTGGGTCTCTGGGCCTATCTGGCATGGCGGCTGGTCGACGCCTGGATGGATCTGGAGGATTACGGCACCGACGCGAAGGGCATGATCGCCCGCGCCGGTCTGGTCGTCACCGGCCTGATCCACGGCGCCATCGGCGTCTCGGTCGCGGCGACCGCCATGGGCGGCAGCGGCGGCGGCGAAGGCGGCACGCAGTCGATGACCCAGAAGCTGATGACCATGCCGTTCGGACCGTGGCTCGTGGGGGCCGTCGGCCTCGCCACGCTGGGCGCAGGCATCTACTACATGCACAAGGGCTGGGCCGAGAAGTACAAGGAGCACATCCGCGTCACGCCGACCGCCCGCAAGCTCGACCCGGTCTGCAAGTTCGGCTGCATCGCGCAGGGCGTGGTGATCTCGCTCATCGGCATCTCGATCATCGTGGCGGCGATGACCACCAATCCGAGCGAGGCCGGCGGCGTGGGCGACGCCCTGCACCAGCTTCGTTCCATGGCCTACGGGCGCATCCTTCTGGGCATCGTGGCGCTTGGCCTCCTGGCCTTCGCCGTCGAGAACGCCGTGGAAGGCTGGTACCGCGTGCTGCCGCGCTACGAGGGCAAGGACGTCATGACCCTCGCCCGCCGCGCCAAGCTGAAAGCCGAGGGCAAGCTCAACGAAGCCACAGCCTGA
- the glyS gene encoding glycine--tRNA ligase subunit beta: MPDLLIELFSEEIPARMQARAAEDLKKMMTDGLVEAGLTYASAAAFHTPRRLCLTVEGLTAESPTLKEERRGPKVGAPDKALEGFMRGAGVTRDQLEEREDKKGAFYYATVTTPGRKAEAIVAEQLEKTVRGFPWPKSMRWGAGSLRWVRPLHRILCVMRDEGGEHVVDLEIDGIRAGRTTEGHRFMGGAPFEVTSFDDYAAKLKRAHVILSAGERAEHIWNDATNMAFAQGLEVVEDKGLLAEVAGLVEWPVVLMGDIADTFLGLPPEVLQTSMKEHQKFFSVKNPATGRIEKFVTVANIETADNGATILAGNQKVLAARLSDAKFFWENDLRVAKDEGLTAWTNRLENVTFHNKLGSQKARIERIAALARALAPKVNAEADQAQLAAEVAKADLSSEMVYEFPELQGLMGRYYAEAAGLPADVAAACQEHYSPLGPSDDVPTAPTSVAVALADKLDTLTGFWAIDEKPTGSKDPYALRRAALGVIRLVLVNGLRLHLDRFIDAQLLRHKIAPSNTHESELSDTLLSEIALHGVFGSAVRTLLESRKEEAPEWVEAIENHKPDVSDDLLSFIHDRLKVHLRGEGIPHDVIDACLAMPNSDDLTLLVKRAEALAAVMQTEDGRNLVQGFKRANNILTQAEEKDGVEYSFGADVKFAETDEERALFEALDAADKKIAPAMQAEDFTAAMEAMATLRAPIDAFFDAVQVNSDNSVVRRNRLNLLSRIRQTCLQVAELTKIEG, translated from the coding sequence ATGCCCGACCTTCTGATCGAACTCTTTTCCGAGGAAATCCCGGCGCGCATGCAGGCGCGGGCGGCCGAAGACCTGAAGAAGATGATGACTGACGGTCTGGTCGAGGCCGGGCTGACCTATGCCTCCGCCGCGGCCTTCCACACGCCGCGCCGCCTCTGCCTGACGGTCGAAGGGCTGACCGCCGAAAGCCCCACCCTGAAGGAAGAGCGCCGCGGCCCGAAGGTCGGCGCGCCGGACAAGGCGCTCGAAGGCTTCATGCGCGGCGCGGGCGTCACCCGCGACCAGCTCGAGGAGCGCGAGGACAAGAAGGGCGCCTTCTATTACGCCACCGTCACCACCCCGGGCCGCAAGGCCGAGGCCATCGTGGCCGAGCAGCTCGAGAAGACCGTGCGCGGCTTTCCCTGGCCCAAGTCGATGCGCTGGGGCGCGGGCAGCCTGCGCTGGGTCCGCCCCCTGCACCGCATCCTCTGCGTGATGCGCGACGAGGGCGGCGAACACGTGGTCGACCTGGAGATCGACGGCATCCGCGCCGGCCGCACCACCGAGGGCCATCGCTTCATGGGCGGCGCGCCGTTCGAGGTCACCTCCTTCGACGATTACGCCGCGAAACTGAAGCGCGCGCATGTGATCCTTTCGGCCGGGGAACGCGCCGAGCACATCTGGAACGACGCCACCAACATGGCCTTTGCCCAGGGGCTCGAAGTGGTCGAGGACAAGGGCCTTCTGGCGGAGGTTGCGGGTCTCGTGGAATGGCCGGTCGTGCTGATGGGCGACATCGCCGACACCTTCCTCGGGCTGCCGCCGGAGGTGCTGCAGACCTCCATGAAGGAACACCAGAAGTTCTTTTCCGTGAAGAACCCCGCCACCGGCCGGATCGAGAAGTTCGTCACCGTCGCCAACATCGAGACGGCGGACAACGGCGCCACCATCCTCGCGGGCAACCAGAAGGTGCTGGCCGCCCGCCTGTCGGATGCGAAGTTCTTCTGGGAGAACGACCTGCGCGTGGCGAAGGACGAGGGCCTGACCGCCTGGACCAACCGGCTGGAGAACGTGACCTTCCACAACAAGCTGGGCAGCCAGAAGGCCCGGATCGAACGGATCGCCGCGCTGGCCCGTGCCCTCGCCCCGAAGGTGAATGCAGAAGCCGACCAGGCCCAGCTTGCCGCGGAGGTTGCCAAGGCCGACCTGTCGTCCGAGATGGTCTACGAGTTCCCCGAGCTTCAGGGCCTGATGGGCCGTTACTACGCGGAGGCAGCCGGCCTGCCCGCCGATGTCGCCGCCGCCTGCCAGGAACATTACTCGCCGCTGGGTCCGTCCGACGACGTGCCCACCGCCCCCACCTCCGTCGCCGTGGCGCTGGCCGACAAGCTGGACACGCTGACCGGCTTCTGGGCCATCGACGAGAAGCCGACCGGCTCCAAGGACCCCTACGCCCTGCGCCGCGCCGCGCTGGGGGTGATCCGGCTGGTGCTGGTGAACGGGTTGCGGCTGCACCTCGACCGGTTCATCGACGCGCAACTGCTGCGCCACAAGATTGCGCCGTCGAACACGCACGAAAGCGAACTCAGCGACACGCTCCTTTCGGAGATCGCGTTGCACGGCGTCTTCGGTTCGGCGGTGCGCACGTTGCTCGAGTCCCGCAAGGAAGAGGCGCCGGAGTGGGTCGAAGCCATCGAGAACCACAAACCTGATGTGTCCGACGACCTCCTCTCCTTCATCCACGACCGCCTGAAGGTCCACCTGCGCGGCGAGGGCATTCCGCATGACGTCATCGACGCCTGCCTCGCCATGCCGAACAGCGACGACCTCACCCTGCTGGTGAAGCGGGCCGAGGCGCTGGCCGCGGTCATGCAGACCGAGGACGGCAGGAACCTCGTGCAGGGCTTCAAGCGGGCCAACAACATCCTCACGCAGGCCGAGGAAAAGGACGGCGTCGAATATTCCTTCGGCGCGGACGTGAAGTTCGCCGAGACCGACGAGGAACGCGCGCTGTTCGAGGCGCTCGATGCCGCCGACAAGAAGATCGCCCCGGCGATGCAGGCGGAGGATTTCACCGCCGCGATGGAGGCCATGGCCACGCTGCGGGCGCCCATCGACGCCTTCTTTGACGCGGTGCAGGTCAACTCCGACAATTCCGTGGTGCGCCGCAACCGCCTGAACCTGCTGAGCCGCATCCGCCAGACCTGCCTGCAGGTGGCCGAGCTGACGAAGATCGAGGGCTGA
- a CDS encoding putative PEP-binding protein codes for MATPTHGGRAKCLQRLVRLDLPVPRTVALSFAEVHRIAAGQMPDMAALLAHFDPDALLCVRPSSEDPDWGGPGAVLNIGMNDARYVALTESIGHDASASLYMRFVQGYAIHVARLDPDLFDEIEDVGQAGLSAALAAYEEEAEEVFPQDPAVQLREVLRSMARAWEGTTARLLRQAKGAPVDAGLGLVVQEMAPGLGKGECGSGVLQLVDSDTGLPQITGRYLSQSQGREALKHRNTSLFLEKDPRGPSLEELAPEAFHQLKANAELMRRKLRAEMQIEFTIQNGQVHILDGMRVQRSSRAAVRIAVRLVEDGIITPQEAVMRIEPGAISELLHRQVAPGADRRVIGRGIAASPGAATGRIVFSSAEAMACTSRGETCILVRRETSPEDIRGMHAAVAVLTERGGMTSHAAVIGRGLGLPCVVGAARMKIDLQRKTILAEDGRTFREGDIVTLDGTAGEVLEGSPDMVEAALDDAFQTLMGWADEARDIGVRANADTPADAATARRFMAQGIGLCRTEHMFFEADRITPMREMIFADATEDRQAALAILLPMQRADFTELFRIMEGLPVCIRLFDPPLHEFLPTDRAGLRDLAEALDLPVSDVTRRVESMGEYNPMLGLRGVRLGITVPEIYDMQARAIFEATLDASREGAPVVPEIMLPLVSANREVELLRSRIDAVAAEVRAERGRDFTYRLGVMVETPRACLRADEIAPHCQFLSFGTNDLTQMTYGLSRDDAGRFMGDYVQQGVFSEDPFHVLDLDGVGELVAIGVERGRSSNPGVTLSICGEHGGNPESIAFCRAVGMTYVSCSPFRVPVARLAAAQFALSAQGVRKPPRM; via the coding sequence ATGGCGACGCCCACGCATGGCGGGCGGGCGAAGTGCCTGCAGCGGCTCGTGCGGCTCGACCTGCCGGTGCCGCGCACCGTCGCCCTGTCCTTTGCCGAGGTGCACCGCATCGCAGCCGGGCAGATGCCGGACATGGCCGCGCTGCTGGCGCACTTCGATCCAGACGCGCTACTGTGCGTGCGGCCCTCGTCGGAGGATCCCGACTGGGGCGGTCCCGGCGCGGTCCTGAACATCGGCATGAACGACGCGCGCTACGTGGCGCTGACCGAAAGCATCGGGCACGATGCCTCTGCCTCGCTCTACATGCGGTTCGTGCAGGGCTACGCGATCCACGTCGCGCGGCTCGACCCCGACCTCTTCGACGAGATCGAGGATGTGGGCCAGGCCGGGCTTTCTGCCGCGCTGGCCGCCTACGAGGAAGAGGCCGAAGAGGTCTTCCCCCAGGACCCGGCGGTACAGTTGCGGGAGGTCCTGCGCTCCATGGCGCGGGCGTGGGAGGGCACGACGGCCCGGCTGCTGCGGCAGGCCAAGGGCGCGCCGGTGGACGCGGGCCTTGGCCTTGTGGTGCAGGAGATGGCGCCGGGTCTGGGCAAGGGCGAATGCGGGTCGGGCGTTTTGCAGCTGGTCGATTCGGACACCGGGCTGCCGCAGATCACCGGGCGTTACCTGAGCCAGAGCCAGGGCCGCGAGGCGCTGAAGCACCGCAACACCAGCCTGTTCCTCGAAAAGGACCCGCGCGGCCCCTCGCTGGAAGAGCTGGCGCCGGAGGCCTTCCACCAGCTCAAGGCCAACGCCGAGCTGATGCGCCGCAAGCTGCGCGCCGAGATGCAGATCGAGTTCACCATCCAGAACGGACAGGTCCACATCCTCGACGGGATGCGCGTCCAGCGGTCGTCGCGGGCGGCGGTGCGGATCGCGGTGCGGCTGGTGGAGGACGGGATCATCACCCCGCAGGAGGCGGTGATGCGGATCGAGCCGGGCGCGATCTCGGAGCTGTTGCACCGGCAGGTGGCGCCGGGCGCCGACCGTCGGGTGATCGGGCGCGGCATCGCCGCCTCCCCCGGGGCCGCCACGGGCCGGATCGTGTTTTCCTCGGCGGAGGCGATGGCCTGCACCTCGCGGGGGGAGACCTGCATCCTTGTCCGGCGCGAGACCTCGCCCGAGGACATCCGGGGCATGCACGCCGCCGTGGCCGTGCTGACGGAGCGCGGCGGCATGACCTCGCACGCGGCGGTGATCGGGCGCGGGCTGGGCCTGCCCTGCGTGGTTGGGGCGGCGCGGATGAAGATCGACCTGCAGCGCAAGACGATCCTCGCCGAGGACGGCCGCACCTTCCGCGAGGGCGACATCGTCACGCTGGACGGCACGGCGGGCGAAGTGCTGGAGGGCAGCCCCGACATGGTGGAGGCCGCGCTCGACGACGCGTTCCAGACGCTGATGGGCTGGGCCGACGAGGCGCGCGACATCGGCGTCCGCGCCAATGCCGACACGCCCGCCGACGCGGCAACGGCGCGGCGCTTCATGGCGCAGGGGATCGGCCTGTGCCGGACCGAGCACATGTTCTTCGAAGCCGACCGCATCACGCCGATGCGCGAGATGATCTTTGCCGATGCGACGGAGGACCGGCAGGCAGCGCTTGCCATCCTGCTTCCGATGCAACGTGCCGACTTTACAGAGCTTTTTCGCATCATGGAGGGGCTGCCGGTGTGCATCCGGCTGTTCGATCCGCCGCTGCACGAATTCCTGCCGACCGACCGCGCAGGCCTGCGCGACCTCGCCGAGGCGCTGGACCTGCCCGTGTCGGACGTGACGCGGCGCGTGGAGTCGATGGGCGAGTACAACCCCATGCTGGGCCTGCGCGGCGTGCGGCTGGGGATCACCGTGCCGGAGATCTACGACATGCAGGCGCGCGCGATCTTCGAGGCGACGCTCGACGCCTCGCGCGAGGGGGCGCCGGTGGTGCCGGAGATCATGCTGCCGCTGGTCAGCGCGAACCGCGAGGTGGAGCTGCTGCGTTCGCGCATCGACGCGGTCGCCGCCGAGGTCCGGGCCGAGCGCGGGCGCGATTTCACCTACCGGCTGGGCGTGATGGTGGAGACGCCGCGCGCCTGCCTGCGCGCCGACGAGATCGCTCCGCACTGTCAATTCCTGTCCTTCGGCACCAATGACCTGACGCAGATGACCTACGGGCTGTCGCGCGACGACGCGGGCCGCTTCATGGGCGATTACGTGCAGCAGGGCGTGTTCAGCGAGGACCCCTTCCACGTGCTCGACCTCGACGGCGTGGGCGAGCTGGTGGCCATCGGTGTGGAGCGCGGCCGCTCGTCCAACCCCGGTGTCACCCTGTCGATCTGCGGCGAGCACGGCGGCAACCCGGAATCAATCGCCTTTTGCCGCGCGGTGGGCATGACCTATGTCAGCTGTTCGCCGTTCCGGGTGCCGGTCGCACGGCTGGCCGCGGCACAATTTGCACTTTCCGCCCAAGGTGTGCGCAAACCTCCGCGCATGTGA
- a CDS encoding cell wall hydrolase: MIRAFRAAALIGLAIASTISAPAHADAVLKAKTLVSLETKALARARNGHLEKLVTPVAGAQGAGGITYSNDWLARQPIISTGGAEWQCLSEALYFEARGESVQGLFAVAEVIMNRVSSPRFPGSVCGVVKQGTGKKYGCQFTYTCDGNPERINEPAAWNRVGKVAQVMLNGAPRTLTQGATYYHTNAVRPKWSRTFMKTANIGQHIFYRNPR, translated from the coding sequence ATGATCCGTGCCTTCCGTGCTGCCGCCCTGATCGGCCTGGCAATTGCTTCGACCATTTCCGCCCCGGCCCATGCCGATGCCGTCCTCAAGGCAAAGACGCTTGTCTCGCTCGAGACCAAGGCGCTGGCCCGGGCGCGCAACGGCCACCTGGAGAAACTGGTCACGCCGGTCGCCGGCGCGCAGGGCGCGGGCGGCATCACCTACTCCAACGACTGGCTGGCGCGTCAGCCGATCATCTCGACCGGCGGCGCGGAATGGCAGTGCCTGTCGGAGGCGCTGTACTTCGAAGCCCGCGGCGAAAGCGTGCAGGGCCTGTTCGCGGTGGCCGAGGTCATCATGAACCGCGTGTCCTCGCCGCGCTTCCCGGGATCGGTCTGCGGCGTGGTGAAACAGGGCACCGGCAAGAAATACGGCTGCCAGTTCACCTACACCTGCGACGGCAACCCCGAGCGCATCAACGAGCCCGCCGCGTGGAACCGGGTCGGCAAGGTGGCGCAGGTCATGCTGAACGGCGCGCCGCGCACGCTGACTCAGGGGGCTACCTACTACCACACCAACGCCGTGCGCCCGAAGTGGTCGCGCACCTTCATGAAGACGGCCAACATCGGCCAGCACATCTTCTACCGCAATCCGCGCTGA
- a CDS encoding dihydroneopterin aldolase gives MASEVRLAFAHPSERAIATAGDAPRDRISLRDHIVEAEIGAFQAERGITQRLRFNVVVEVAPFTGTIDDDVDRILSYDRVTEAIAHELAAERLNLLETLAERISERILLEPQALRAFVRIEKLDRGPGALGVEIVRARKDVAAHLDALAEDAASARPHPRVVYLSNDAIAHPDLGRWIDDLVADGAPVILTTGLPAEAPLETGHRMTQRRVDLLAIEQNAWRLAARDLRCKVVSTRTELDWAMKNGQTCVWAPSKIVLDATEPPKGSPREAVALSAWFAGEIEAAELLVVGESLPETAPVPLRRVETGAPLL, from the coding sequence ATGGCCTCTGAAGTCCGCCTTGCCTTTGCCCATCCGTCCGAGCGCGCCATTGCGACCGCAGGCGACGCGCCGCGCGACCGCATTTCCCTTCGCGACCATATCGTCGAGGCGGAGATCGGCGCCTTTCAGGCGGAGCGCGGCATCACGCAGCGGCTGCGGTTCAACGTGGTGGTCGAGGTCGCGCCCTTCACCGGCACCATCGACGACGACGTGGACCGTATCCTGTCCTACGACCGGGTGACGGAGGCGATTGCCCACGAACTTGCCGCCGAACGGCTGAACCTGCTTGAGACGCTGGCGGAACGCATCTCGGAACGCATCCTGCTGGAGCCGCAGGCGCTGCGCGCCTTCGTCCGGATCGAGAAGCTGGACCGCGGACCCGGGGCGCTTGGCGTCGAGATCGTGCGCGCCCGCAAGGACGTGGCCGCCCACCTCGATGCGCTGGCAGAGGACGCGGCCTCGGCCCGGCCGCATCCGCGCGTGGTCTACCTGTCGAACGACGCCATCGCGCACCCCGACCTGGGGCGCTGGATCGACGATCTCGTGGCGGACGGGGCGCCGGTGATCCTGACCACCGGGCTGCCCGCCGAGGCACCGCTGGAAACCGGCCACAGGATGACCCAGCGCCGGGTCGACCTGCTGGCGATCGAGCAGAACGCCTGGCGGCTGGCGGCGCGCGACCTGCGCTGCAAGGTGGTCTCTACCCGCACCGAACTGGACTGGGCGATGAAGAACGGCCAGACCTGCGTCTGGGCGCCGTCGAAGATCGTGCTGGACGCCACCGAACCGCCGAAGGGCTCGCCCCGCGAGGCTGTCGCCTTGTCTGCCTGGTTTGCGGGCGAGATCGAGGCCGCCGAGCTGCTGGTTGTCGGCGAAAGCCTGCCGGAAACCGCGCCGGTGCCGCTGCGCAGGGTTGAGACCGGCGCACCGCTGCTGTGA
- the folP gene encoding dihydropteroate synthase — protein MSRSYYRPLVRFDAPEPEGHSLPVAGGPGWFDQAVKYDRGQAPRTVPLEAVPQEWRDRISAPRAPVAGVAMDRCRVMGILNVTPDSFSDGGQYQSSAAALNHARALVKEGADILDVGGESTRPGARTVPREAEIARVEPVIRAIASEIAAPVSIDTRKSVVAEAAVDAGARLVNDISGFVYDPMLARFCTERNLPVCVMHMMGEPETMQDDPKFEDVLLDVYDFLERQILKLEDLGMPRSNIVVDPGIGFGKLMHHNLALLANVSLYHGLGCPILVGASRKGFVGKLTGVEKAAERMPGSVACALAVAAQGVQIVRVHDVAETAQALTMLRAIQGRGKT, from the coding sequence ATGAGCAGATCCTACTACAGGCCACTCGTCCGGTTCGACGCGCCGGAGCCGGAGGGACACAGTCTTCCTGTCGCCGGCGGTCCGGGCTGGTTCGACCAGGCGGTGAAGTACGACCGCGGCCAGGCGCCCCGGACCGTGCCGCTGGAGGCGGTGCCTCAGGAGTGGCGCGACCGCATCAGTGCGCCGCGCGCGCCCGTCGCCGGGGTCGCGATGGACCGCTGCCGGGTCATGGGCATCCTCAACGTCACCCCCGACAGCTTTTCCGATGGCGGGCAGTACCAGTCCTCTGCCGCCGCGCTGAACCATGCGCGGGCGCTGGTGAAGGAAGGGGCCGACATCCTCGACGTGGGCGGCGAAAGCACGCGGCCCGGCGCCAGGACCGTCCCGCGCGAGGCCGAGATTGCCCGCGTCGAGCCGGTGATCCGCGCCATCGCGAGCGAGATCGCGGCGCCGGTTTCCATCGACACGCGCAAGTCGGTCGTGGCAGAGGCGGCGGTCGATGCGGGGGCGCGGCTGGTCAACGACATTTCGGGCTTCGTCTACGATCCGATGCTGGCGCGCTTCTGCACCGAGCGGAACCTGCCGGTCTGCGTCATGCACATGATGGGCGAGCCGGAGACGATGCAGGACGATCCGAAGTTCGAGGACGTGCTGCTGGATGTCTACGATTTCCTCGAACGGCAGATCCTGAAGCTCGAAGACCTCGGGATGCCGCGCAGCAACATCGTGGTCGATCCGGGGATCGGCTTTGGCAAGCTCATGCATCACAACCTCGCGCTTCTGGCGAACGTGTCGCTCTATCACGGGCTTGGCTGTCCGATCCTGGTGGGGGCGTCGCGCAAGGGGTTCGTGGGCAAGCTCACCGGGGTCGAGAAGGCCGCCGAGCGCATGCCCGGTTCGGTCGCCTGTGCGCTGGCCGTGGCGGCGCAGGGCGTGCAGATCGTCCGGGTTCACGACGTGGCAGAGACGGCGCAGGCGCTGACGATGCTGCGGGCCATACAAGGGAGAGGCAAGACATGA